A DNA window from Acetilactobacillus jinshanensis contains the following coding sequences:
- a CDS encoding DMT family transporter, producing the protein MKSKNVLGSTLLTTAACIWGGMFVVVKSIVNEIPPIELVWLRYATAVLCLLIFSYFMKSHWKYNAHDLKLIIVIGILGNTISLVTQETGTWLSNAQIGAVITTSTPIFMIIFAWLILHQKLTWAKLCSVIMAMMGVITIVGINTGGAHLLLGILSLLVSSCAWALASILLKKLHGTYNTMQITLISSIVAVVMLLPWIFTHMGTMTSIHYTSLKTIFCILYLGCISTASAFMMWDKGVELLGADNSGMFYLIQPVVGAILGWLVLGESISAGFVIGAALIIGSVYVYLRE; encoded by the coding sequence TTGAAATCCAAAAACGTCTTGGGATCAACACTGTTAACAACGGCCGCGTGTATCTGGGGTGGGATGTTCGTGGTGGTCAAATCCATCGTCAACGAGATCCCACCGATCGAATTAGTATGGCTAAGATACGCAACGGCGGTACTCTGCTTGCTTATTTTTTCGTACTTCATGAAAAGTCACTGGAAATATAATGCTCATGACCTAAAGTTAATTATCGTCATTGGCATCCTGGGTAACACAATCTCACTGGTTACGCAAGAAACCGGGACCTGGTTATCCAATGCCCAGATTGGGGCGGTGATTACGACGTCGACCCCAATCTTCATGATCATTTTTGCCTGGCTGATCTTACACCAGAAACTGACCTGGGCAAAGCTCTGTTCGGTCATCATGGCCATGATGGGTGTGATTACGATCGTCGGGATTAACACCGGTGGCGCCCATTTGTTGTTAGGGATCCTGTCGTTATTAGTATCGTCGTGTGCCTGGGCACTTGCATCAATCTTACTTAAGAAGCTTCATGGTACTTATAACACCATGCAGATCACTTTGATCTCGAGTATCGTGGCGGTGGTAATGCTGTTGCCGTGGATTTTCACCCATATGGGGACGATGACCAGCATTCATTACACCAGTCTTAAGACGATTTTCTGTATTCTTTACTTAGGCTGCATTTCGACAGCTTCCGCGTTCATGATGTGGGATAAAGGCGTTGAATTATTAGGCGCTGACAATTCTGGAATGTTCTACCTAATTCAACCGGTCGTAGGTGCAATTCTAGGCTGGTTAGTCCTTGGCGAAAGCATTTCCGCAGGCTTCGTTATCGGGGCCGCTCTAATCATCGGCAGCGTCTACGTTTATCTGCGTGAATAA
- a CDS encoding helix-turn-helix domain-containing protein, protein MEIEDLLKKQQLKKLKQDSDKNSKAKYASDQKEATGLAARRKQLNMSIPQISLLTGIDQITLKRWETNGMTPDDNVTLIQKYAKVMHLDFQKLISKIVG, encoded by the coding sequence TTGGAAATTGAAGACTTACTTAAAAAGCAACAACTCAAAAAACTTAAACAGGATTCCGATAAAAATAGCAAAGCTAAATATGCGTCTGACCAGAAGGAAGCTACTGGTTTAGCTGCTCGTCGTAAGCAACTAAACATGTCCATCCCTCAAATCAGTCTACTGACTGGAATCGACCAAATCACCTTAAAGCGTTGGGAAACCAACGGTATGACTCCTGATGACAACGTAACTTTGATTCAGAAGTACGCTAAAGTTATGCATTTAGATTTTCAGAAATTAATCTCCAAAATTGTGGGTTAA
- the eno gene encoding phosphopyruvate hydratase: MRLNEVYIDRVKGREVFDSRGNPTVEADVILTDGTMGRAEVPSGASTGEREAVELRDGGTRLMGKGVLKAVNNINTKISKALHGVSPFDQRNVDSIMIKLDGTPNKAKLGANAILGVSMANCRAAADYYNEPLYRYLGGIDNELPQPFHNVINGGEHANNHIDTQEFMITPLKRKSFRDGINKIADVYHTLKNVINDAGFSTGVGDEGGFAPDFHHTEEAIEMLYKAIKDAGYKPGVDVGIAMDFAASGLYDHKTGNYKFEGKTYTPDQFGAYQKNLVKKYPAIISIEDPMGEDDWDNFAKFTKEVNSDAFAKEVGHKLQVVDDDLIVTNPKYIRKAIKLGAGNCLLIKLNQIGTVSETLEAIRLARKNNYNTMMSHRSGETGDTFVADFAVATNSGELKAGAMARSERVEKYNDILRIEEQNHGKMPLAHFPNNVDLD, from the coding sequence ATGCGTTTAAATGAAGTTTATATCGATCGAGTAAAGGGCCGCGAAGTTTTTGATTCTCGTGGTAACCCAACTGTCGAAGCTGATGTTATTTTAACTGATGGTACTATGGGCCGTGCCGAAGTTCCATCTGGTGCCTCTACTGGTGAACGTGAAGCCGTTGAATTACGTGATGGCGGTACTCGTTTAATGGGTAAAGGTGTATTAAAGGCCGTTAATAACATTAACACCAAGATCAGCAAAGCCTTACATGGTGTAAGTCCATTTGACCAGCGTAATGTTGATAGCATTATGATCAAGTTAGATGGTACTCCTAACAAAGCCAAGTTAGGTGCTAACGCTATCTTAGGTGTATCCATGGCTAACTGCCGTGCAGCTGCTGACTATTATAACGAACCATTATACCGTTACTTAGGTGGTATCGATAACGAATTACCGCAACCATTCCATAACGTTATTAATGGTGGTGAACATGCCAACAACCACATTGATACCCAAGAATTCATGATTACACCATTAAAGCGTAAGTCATTCCGTGATGGTATCAACAAGATTGCTGATGTTTACCATACCTTAAAGAACGTCATCAATGACGCCGGCTTTTCTACTGGTGTTGGTGATGAAGGTGGTTTTGCCCCTGACTTCCATCACACTGAAGAAGCCATTGAAATGTTATACAAAGCCATCAAAGATGCCGGCTACAAGCCTGGTGTTGATGTTGGTATCGCAATGGACTTTGCCGCTTCTGGCTTATATGACCACAAGACTGGTAATTATAAGTTCGAAGGTAAGACCTATACTCCAGACCAGTTCGGTGCTTACCAGAAGAACTTAGTTAAGAAGTACCCTGCTATCATTTCCATTGAAGATCCAATGGGTGAAGATGACTGGGATAACTTCGCTAAGTTTACTAAAGAAGTTAACTCTGACGCCTTTGCTAAAGAAGTTGGCCATAAGTTACAGGTTGTTGATGATGACTTAATCGTTACCAACCCTAAGTACATCCGTAAGGCCATCAAGTTAGGTGCCGGTAACTGCTTATTAATTAAGTTAAACCAAATCGGTACTGTATCCGAAACCTTAGAAGCTATTCGTTTAGCTCGTAAGAACAACTACAACACCATGATGAGCCACCGTTCTGGTGAAACTGGTGATACCTTTGTTGCTGACTTTGCCGTTGCTACTAACTCCGGTGAATTAAAGGCCGGTGCTATGGCACGTTCTGAACGTGTTGAAAAGTACAATGACATCTTACGCATTGAAGAACAGAACCATGGCAAGATGCCATTAGCTCATTTTCCAAATAACGTTGATTTAGATTAA
- a CDS encoding C39 family peptidase — translation MKHYFTHWIVPTLILMTVLSTLLLSTISDKQSTSAIASYNNFIAPKIRITRQYDPKDANRFHLNPDQYIKTRYVTYRRRVTYRTKPDQLTTKLHMAKNILNQVRDRKRASDRARITTNRLLPNKAMLNEVQTAQRQVKRLQNKIAHTPDVYRKRVVKARHKVVVSDITYQVKPIANHKIVYLHPNYPIWYHPYRPHVGLASTTNLLAKDNQAMNIIGKAQAKNHTFYEVKSGGYTYGWVPKQAVKVAHSYQIPFHYYSQMKPLKAPDACEAVSLWMALSSKGYDPRISMRDFINRIPRSKDPNKGYTANPYHYGDDASIYPKALAKYGRRYDPHVYAMKDVSLPHLVKEIEEGNPVVYEGSYRMENIDSEHVLVLVGYSNGDLEFADPFCRKSDEINNKPISWVSLKKFAHLFHQRGARAVVIK, via the coding sequence TTGAAACATTATTTCACACATTGGATTGTGCCAACTTTAATTTTAATGACGGTTCTAAGCACGCTACTGTTAAGTACGATTTCTGATAAACAGAGCACTTCAGCAATTGCGTCATATAATAATTTTATTGCACCTAAAATCAGGATTACTCGACAGTACGATCCCAAAGATGCGAATCGGTTCCATTTAAATCCTGATCAATACATAAAAACTAGGTACGTGACCTATCGCCGTCGCGTTACATATCGAACTAAGCCTGATCAGTTAACGACTAAATTACATATGGCTAAAAATATTTTAAACCAAGTCAGGGATCGGAAGCGTGCCTCTGACCGCGCTCGAATTACGACTAACCGCTTATTACCTAATAAAGCGATGCTAAATGAAGTCCAGACGGCTCAACGGCAGGTTAAGCGGTTGCAGAATAAAATCGCTCATACGCCTGACGTCTACAGGAAACGAGTTGTAAAAGCTCGGCATAAGGTCGTTGTCAGCGACATTACTTATCAGGTTAAGCCGATTGCTAACCATAAGATTGTTTATCTCCACCCGAATTATCCAATCTGGTATCATCCGTACCGGCCGCACGTGGGCTTAGCTTCGACGACTAACCTCTTGGCAAAAGATAATCAGGCCATGAACATAATTGGTAAAGCTCAGGCTAAGAACCATACGTTCTATGAAGTTAAATCCGGTGGCTATACATACGGCTGGGTTCCTAAACAAGCCGTTAAAGTAGCTCATTCGTACCAGATTCCGTTTCACTATTACAGTCAGATGAAGCCGTTAAAAGCTCCCGATGCCTGCGAGGCCGTATCACTATGGATGGCATTGAGTTCTAAGGGTTACGATCCGCGGATTTCAATGCGAGACTTTATTAACCGTATCCCACGGAGCAAGGATCCTAACAAGGGTTACACCGCTAATCCATATCACTATGGTGACGATGCCTCGATTTATCCCAAGGCCCTTGCTAAATACGGCCGGCGTTATGATCCGCACGTCTACGCAATGAAGGATGTTTCATTACCCCACCTGGTTAAAGAGATCGAGGAAGGCAATCCCGTTGTGTACGAAGGCTCTTACCGGATGGAAAACATTGATTCAGAGCACGTTCTGGTGTTAGTTGGCTACAGCAACGGTGACCTAGAGTTTGCGGACCCATTCTGCCGTAAAAGTGACGAGATCAACAATAAACCGATCAGTTGGGTATCACTGAAGAAATTCGCTCATCTATTTCATCAGCGTGGTGCCCGTGCCGTCGTTATTAAGTAA
- a CDS encoding DMT family transporter, with protein MCDIIKVKSKQRRQKRNAKRRDTVGKAKLSGITCLLAASAIWGGMFVAVKGVVGIIPPMELVWLRYLIATICLLAYAWYHHVKWHWNTKQLLLCVLVGLFGYNISLVTQETGTMLSNAQMGAVVTTSMPLFTVALAWIFLREKIRWQQMLAVLMATAGVLIIVGNNMAQHQSLNGIIMLLISSLAWAIASLIFEKMSGFYSNLQVTIICCFLTFLALTPWTAEHWSVFHGVNFLSPKIFLSLLFIGAITTALACLLWNKGILIMGADTAGIFYLTQPIVGTLLGWLCLGEQVSMAFGIGTVVIISSILMYLKK; from the coding sequence ATGTGTGATATTATTAAAGTTAAAAGCAAACAAAGGCGACAAAAGCGCAACGCCAAAAGGCGTGATACCGTTGGGAAGGCTAAATTATCTGGAATAACTTGTTTATTAGCAGCTTCAGCTATCTGGGGCGGGATGTTCGTTGCCGTTAAAGGTGTCGTTGGTATCATTCCACCGATGGAATTAGTCTGGCTGCGATATTTAATTGCGACGATCTGCCTATTAGCTTACGCATGGTATCACCATGTTAAATGGCATTGGAACACCAAGCAGCTCCTGCTATGCGTTCTGGTGGGTCTTTTTGGCTACAACATTTCGCTAGTTACGCAAGAAACCGGGACCATGTTATCAAACGCCCAAATGGGTGCCGTAGTAACGACTTCGATGCCGTTATTTACTGTTGCCCTAGCATGGATCTTTTTACGTGAGAAGATTCGCTGGCAACAAATGTTAGCCGTTCTAATGGCGACGGCTGGAGTTTTAATTATTGTTGGTAACAACATGGCTCAGCACCAGTCGCTGAACGGGATCATTATGCTTTTGATTTCGTCATTGGCCTGGGCAATTGCCTCGTTAATCTTTGAAAAGATGTCAGGATTTTACAGTAATCTACAGGTTACTATTATCTGCTGTTTTCTGACGTTCCTAGCGTTGACCCCATGGACCGCTGAACATTGGTCCGTTTTTCACGGTGTTAATTTTCTCAGTCCTAAAATTTTCCTGAGTCTGTTATTCATTGGTGCAATTACCACGGCTTTAGCATGTTTACTATGGAATAAAGGCATTCTGATCATGGGTGCTGATACTGCCGGCATTTTCTATTTAACGCAGCCGATTGTCGGAACATTATTGGGCTGGCTCTGTTTAGGTGAACAGGTATCAATGGCGTTTGGCATTGGGACCGTCGTCATCATCAGTAGTATCCTAATGTACCTTAAAAAATAA
- a CDS encoding amino acid ABC transporter ATP-binding protein, translating into MISFHNVTKTYGTHKALDHVSVSFPDHKTTVIIGPSGAGKSTLLRSLNLLEHPESGIYDFNGKKIDFSKNISAKTTLDIRRRTEMVFQSYNLFPHLTVVKNVMIGQTQVLHIDKATAKKNALKILDRVGLKNKANQYPSALSGGQAQRVAIARSLAMKPEYMLLDEPTSALDPQIGLGILRILAHVAKREQSMIMITHNLNFARKIADKIVFVDDGKILFDGPTAEFFKKGQKRDPRINKFMEAMTLSDL; encoded by the coding sequence ATGATTAGTTTTCACAACGTTACCAAAACTTATGGTACCCATAAGGCGTTAGATCACGTTTCAGTTAGTTTTCCAGATCATAAGACGACCGTTATCATCGGTCCATCTGGAGCCGGTAAATCAACGCTATTAAGATCACTCAATCTGTTGGAACATCCTGAATCAGGAATTTACGATTTCAACGGTAAAAAGATCGATTTCAGTAAGAATATTTCTGCTAAAACAACGCTAGATATTCGGCGTCGAACCGAAATGGTCTTCCAGAGTTATAATCTGTTTCCACATCTGACCGTCGTTAAAAACGTTATGATCGGACAGACGCAGGTCCTACACATCGATAAAGCTACCGCAAAAAAGAACGCTTTAAAGATCCTTGACCGGGTTGGCTTAAAGAACAAGGCTAACCAGTATCCTTCGGCCCTATCAGGTGGTCAAGCCCAACGAGTTGCGATTGCCAGATCGTTAGCCATGAAGCCGGAATACATGCTACTGGATGAACCAACTAGTGCCTTGGATCCTCAAATCGGCTTAGGGATTCTGCGGATTTTAGCCCACGTCGCTAAACGGGAACAGTCCATGATCATGATCACCCATAACCTGAATTTTGCTCGGAAGATCGCTGATAAGATCGTCTTTGTTGATGACGGCAAGATTTTATTTGATGGACCAACTGCTGAATTCTTTAAAAAGGGTCAAAAACGTGATCCACGAATCAATAAATTCATGGAAGCAATGACCTTGAGTGATTTATAA
- a CDS encoding amino acid ABC transporter permease: MWHIVAKATPQLVVKGLEVTIPLALVSFAIGLIIATFTALILISKKRGWFRIIKAIFGFYVWLFRSTPMLVQLFITYFGLPYLTIPGILPNGIKMSSATAALIVFSLNEGAYCSETIRSSVLSIPEGQWEAAYSLGMTKRQVLKKVIFPQALRVAIPPLSNSFISTVKGTSLVYTISVVDMFGLAQQIAAQNYQPMIMYTLTAALYAVACTILTILQKYLEKTSSKYVAR; this comes from the coding sequence ATGTGGCATATTGTTGCTAAAGCCACTCCACAGTTAGTTGTGAAGGGCCTTGAAGTTACGATTCCGTTAGCTTTAGTATCGTTTGCGATTGGCTTGATAATTGCGACGTTTACCGCTTTGATCTTAATTTCGAAAAAGCGTGGCTGGTTTAGAATTATAAAAGCAATCTTTGGTTTTTACGTTTGGTTGTTCCGAAGTACGCCGATGTTAGTTCAATTGTTTATTACGTACTTCGGGCTTCCCTATTTAACGATTCCAGGGATTCTACCAAACGGAATTAAGATGTCGTCAGCTACGGCGGCATTAATCGTCTTTTCGCTTAACGAAGGTGCCTACTGCTCGGAAACAATTCGAAGCTCTGTCCTGTCAATCCCGGAAGGTCAATGGGAAGCCGCTTATTCATTAGGGATGACCAAACGCCAGGTCTTAAAGAAAGTTATCTTTCCGCAGGCCCTAAGAGTTGCCATCCCCCCGTTGTCCAATAGTTTTATTAGTACCGTTAAGGGGACTTCGTTAGTCTACACGATTTCAGTCGTTGATATGTTTGGTTTAGCACAGCAGATTGCTGCCCAAAACTATCAACCGATGATCATGTACACGTTAACCGCTGCATTATACGCAGTTGCATGCACAATCTTAACGATCTTGCAGAAGTACCTTGAAAAGACTTCATCTAAGTATGTCGCTAGATAG
- a CDS encoding restriction endonuclease: MIEIWILVGITVALIIGTCLFKFKIEKRPEVDTPLQKNSIYNHNPDNLTREIRYMDRLNGYEFEDYTAWLLKRNGFIGIKQTGKDHDYGLDVLAYKDHIAYGIQCKHYKNRRIGRKTIKHTADGAHFYGTQKAVVMTNTRFSREAVRAHKFFNVELWGRPILIKMIKHAITNYCPKHQD, from the coding sequence ATGATCGAAATCTGGATCTTAGTTGGCATTACGGTAGCACTTATTATTGGGACGTGTCTCTTTAAATTTAAAATTGAAAAGCGGCCCGAAGTTGATACACCGCTGCAGAAAAATAGCATCTATAACCATAACCCCGATAATTTAACCCGAGAAATTCGTTACATGGACCGGTTAAACGGCTACGAATTTGAAGACTATACGGCCTGGCTACTGAAAAGAAACGGCTTTATTGGTATTAAACAGACAGGAAAAGATCACGACTATGGTCTGGACGTGTTAGCTTACAAAGATCACATTGCTTACGGGATCCAATGTAAGCATTACAAAAACCGGCGAATCGGTCGAAAAACGATTAAACATACCGCCGACGGGGCTCATTTCTATGGCACTCAAAAGGCTGTCGTGATGACTAACACTCGGTTCTCCCGTGAAGCGGTTCGGGCCCACAAATTTTTTAATGTAGAACTCTGGGGCCGACCGATATTGATCAAAATGATCAAACATGCGATCACTAATTATTGCCCAAAACATCAGGATTAA
- a CDS encoding MerR family transcriptional regulator: protein MKEKELRRSLSVLPIGTVMKLTGLSARQIRYYEQKNLLAPKRSKGNRRLYSLNDVDRILDIKDYLNAGLKIAEIKHIYDKKRKQAAKQNHRMSGQISDNEARQLLKNELLNIGHLQSDFPDHHNYPV from the coding sequence ATGAAGGAAAAGGAATTACGCCGCTCACTGTCGGTTCTGCCCATCGGTACCGTTATGAAGTTAACGGGCTTGTCAGCACGACAGATTCGATATTACGAACAAAAGAACCTCCTTGCTCCTAAACGCAGCAAGGGCAACCGTCGTTTGTATTCATTAAACGATGTTGACCGCATCCTAGACATTAAGGATTACCTTAACGCCGGTCTTAAGATTGCGGAAATTAAGCACATCTATGATAAAAAGCGCAAACAGGCGGCAAAGCAAAATCATCGGATGTCAGGTCAGATTTCTGATAACGAAGCTCGTCAGCTTTTAAAGAACGAGCTTTTAAACATTGGTCATCTGCAATCTGATTTTCCGGATCATCATAACTATCCCGTTTGA
- the glnA gene encoding type I glutamate--ammonia ligase yields MATEHKYTKANIKQMAKDEDVKWIRLDFISTLGKMKRVEVPAYQLDNVLENKTMFDGSSIAGYVPIEASDLYLHPDLSTWMVIPWSDPDDKVARLICDVYKTDGTPFMGDPRNVLKHEMSKVKKDGYNTFNVGLEPEFFLFKRDENGKPTLKPNDKISYFDISPSDEGAKCRRDIARNLIKVGIHIEAAHHEVAPGQDEIDFRFSDAVNTADNIELFKEVAKHFAKKHGFYATFMPKPLNSVNGSGMHINMSLLKNGKNDFYDPKDKLQLSSDAYKFIGGILKHAKGFTALGNATVNSYKRLIPGFEAPVYIAWSPHNRTALVRVPSDRGIATRLELRSADLSSNPYMALTGALAAGLDGIKNDLQAEPQEERNIFKMNAKDRKAAHIDNLPSNLGDALKDLEKDSVLKDALGSHLLKAYVSLKRQDVLAYQCLVSDWERKHYLDV; encoded by the coding sequence ATGGCTACTGAACATAAATATACCAAGGCTAACATTAAGCAAATGGCTAAAGACGAAGACGTTAAGTGGATTCGTCTGGACTTCATTAGTACCCTTGGCAAGATGAAGCGTGTTGAAGTACCGGCATACCAGTTAGACAACGTCTTGGAAAACAAGACGATGTTTGATGGTTCTTCAATCGCTGGTTACGTACCGATCGAAGCTAGTGATCTGTACTTACATCCGGATCTATCCACTTGGATGGTCATCCCGTGGAGTGATCCTGATGACAAAGTTGCACGTTTAATCTGTGACGTTTACAAGACTGATGGTACACCGTTCATGGGTGATCCACGAAACGTCTTAAAGCATGAAATGTCCAAGGTCAAAAAGGATGGCTACAACACGTTTAACGTTGGTTTAGAACCAGAATTCTTCTTATTCAAACGTGATGAAAACGGCAAACCAACCTTAAAGCCAAACGATAAGATCAGTTACTTCGACATCAGCCCAAGTGATGAAGGTGCTAAGTGCCGTCGTGACATCGCCCGTAACTTAATCAAGGTTGGCATTCATATTGAAGCCGCCCACCATGAAGTTGCTCCAGGTCAAGATGAAATTGACTTCCGCTTCTCCGATGCCGTTAACACTGCTGATAACATTGAATTATTCAAGGAAGTTGCCAAGCACTTCGCTAAGAAGCACGGCTTTTACGCAACCTTTATGCCAAAGCCGTTAAACTCCGTCAACGGTTCTGGGATGCACATCAACATGTCCCTGTTAAAGAACGGTAAGAATGACTTCTATGATCCAAAAGACAAGCTTCAGTTATCCAGTGATGCATACAAATTCATCGGTGGAATTTTGAAACACGCTAAAGGCTTTACCGCTTTAGGTAACGCCACCGTCAACTCTTACAAGCGTTTGATTCCAGGCTTCGAAGCTCCAGTTTACATTGCCTGGTCTCCTCATAACCGAACTGCTTTAGTTCGTGTTCCAAGTGACCGTGGAATCGCTACTCGTTTAGAATTACGTAGTGCTGACCTGTCATCTAACCCTTACATGGCATTAACCGGTGCCCTTGCTGCTGGTTTAGATGGAATCAAGAATGATTTACAGGCTGAACCACAGGAAGAACGTAACATCTTCAAGATGAATGCTAAGGACCGTAAAGCTGCTCATATCGATAACTTACCAAGCAATTTGGGTGATGCTTTAAAGGACTTAGAAAAAGATTCCGTATTAAAGGACGCCCTTGGTTCTCACTTACTTAAAGCTTACGTCAGCTTAAAGAGGCAAGACGTTCTTGCATACCAGTGCTTAGTATCTGACTGGGAACGTAAGCATTACTTAGATGTATAA
- the udk gene encoding uridine kinase, which translates to MDKQRPIIIGVAGGSCSGKTTVSRLIFHNLMDKSLMIIHEDSYYKDQSDKTPEERKKTNYDHPLAFDNDLLLHQLKELIHHHAVDEPIYDYKSHNRSKKTKHQEPKDVIILEGILTLYDKRIRDLMDIKVYVDADDDIRLIRRLKRDVKERDRSLDSIIQQYLETVRPMFHQFIEPTKRYADVIIPEGGHNHVAIDLLTTKIRSVLHKIRNYRKDNQ; encoded by the coding sequence ATTGATAAACAGCGGCCGATTATTATTGGGGTCGCCGGTGGCTCTTGCAGCGGCAAGACTACCGTTAGTCGATTGATCTTTCATAATTTAATGGATAAATCATTGATGATTATTCATGAAGACTCATATTATAAGGATCAATCCGATAAGACGCCGGAAGAGCGAAAAAAGACTAATTATGACCATCCCTTAGCATTTGATAATGATCTGCTGCTACATCAACTGAAAGAACTTATTCATCACCATGCCGTTGATGAACCGATCTATGATTATAAGAGTCATAACCGCAGTAAAAAGACCAAACATCAAGAACCGAAGGACGTTATCATTCTAGAAGGAATCTTGACCCTGTATGATAAACGAATTCGGGACCTGATGGATATCAAGGTCTACGTTGATGCAGATGACGATATTCGATTGATTCGCCGGCTTAAACGTGATGTTAAAGAACGGGACCGTTCATTGGATAGCATTATTCAACAATACCTTGAAACGGTCCGACCGATGTTCCATCAGTTCATTGAACCAACTAAACGGTATGCCGACGTCATCATCCCCGAAGGTGGTCATAATCACGTGGCCATCGATCTGTTAACCACTAAGATCCGATCGGTTTTACATAAGATCAGAAATTATCGAAAGGACAATCAATAA
- a CDS encoding gluconate:H+ symporter, with the protein MQIAILILGILLLLFLIVKLKLNTFVSLIVTAILVALGLGMNPVQIGNSIKNGIGSALGELVIIFGFGAVIGRLVSDAGGSYRIAQTLIGKFGRKRLQWAIAAASFIIGMSLFFEVGLVLLTPIVFAIALEAKIPFSYLGIPMAAALSATQGFLPPQPAPTAVAATLNANMGKTLLLGIIVAIPCAIIAGPLFSKLARKYIPDAFTVKHSLPAIGKMHHFKLDETPKFGISALTSLFPVIFMAIATIYQMIFNGGEAPKDPHGLDALFTALGNPILVMVISLLFAIWSMGFHRGKTMSDISQTIKKAVNSIAMLLFIIGGGAAFKQVLIDGGVGTAIQHLVMHANLSPLILGWMIAVILRVSLGSAMVSGMTAAGLVTPIMHASSVDPVLMVLAIGAGSLAASHVNDTGFWMFQEYFDLTVGQTLKTWTVLETVISVVGLLMVLLLNVIVG; encoded by the coding sequence ATGCAAATCGCCATTCTGATCTTGGGAATCCTGCTTCTGCTGTTCCTGATCGTGAAATTGAAATTAAATACGTTTGTCTCCTTGATCGTGACCGCGATCTTGGTTGCGTTAGGTTTAGGGATGAATCCGGTGCAAATTGGGAACTCCATTAAGAACGGGATCGGTAGTGCCCTAGGAGAGCTAGTCATTATCTTTGGTTTCGGTGCCGTAATTGGCCGACTGGTGTCCGATGCCGGTGGATCCTACCGAATTGCCCAAACGTTGATCGGTAAATTTGGCCGAAAACGACTTCAGTGGGCCATCGCCGCGGCATCGTTTATTATTGGGATGTCATTGTTCTTTGAAGTCGGCTTGGTCCTTTTAACACCGATTGTCTTTGCGATCGCTTTAGAAGCTAAAATTCCGTTTTCCTATCTTGGGATCCCGATGGCAGCGGCGTTATCCGCGACCCAAGGCTTCTTACCTCCACAACCGGCACCAACTGCCGTTGCGGCAACTTTAAACGCTAACATGGGTAAAACTCTACTGTTAGGGATTATCGTTGCGATTCCCTGTGCGATTATTGCGGGTCCGTTATTCTCGAAATTGGCCCGAAAATACATCCCTGACGCCTTTACTGTTAAGCATTCGTTACCCGCAATCGGTAAGATGCACCACTTCAAGTTAGACGAAACGCCTAAGTTTGGGATTTCTGCCTTAACTTCGTTATTCCCGGTCATCTTCATGGCCATCGCTACGATCTATCAGATGATTTTTAACGGTGGTGAAGCACCCAAAGACCCGCACGGTTTAGACGCCCTCTTCACGGCACTGGGTAACCCAATTTTGGTAATGGTGATCTCCCTACTCTTCGCGATCTGGTCGATGGGCTTTCACCGTGGTAAAACGATGTCTGACATCTCACAGACCATTAAGAAAGCAGTTAATTCAATCGCAATGCTGTTGTTTATCATTGGTGGTGGTGCCGCTTTTAAGCAGGTCTTAATCGATGGTGGTGTCGGGACCGCCATTCAGCACCTGGTGATGCACGCTAACTTGTCACCGTTAATTTTGGGCTGGATGATTGCCGTGATTCTTCGAGTATCATTGGGTTCTGCCATGGTCTCTGGAATGACTGCCGCCGGTCTAGTTACCCCGATCATGCATGCTTCCAGCGTTGACCCAGTTTTGATGGTCTTAGCCATCGGTGCCGGTTCCTTAGCTGCATCCCACGTTAACGATACCGGTTTCTGGATGTTCCAAGAATACTTTGATTTAACGGTTGGTCAAACGTTAAAGACCTGGACCGTCCTGGAAACGGTAATCTCCGTGGTCGGTTTATTAATGGTCCTGTTACTGAACGTGATCGTTGGTTAA